The window CGTGCCCGAATTCGAGCGCGCCATGGATCAGTTAAAGCCGGGCGAAGTCAGCCAGCCCATCGAGACGCCGTTCGGCTATCACCTCATCCAGGTGGTCGAGCGCAAGACCGATGACGCTTCCAAGGAGCGCGCCCGCCAGGCTGCACGCCAGGCCATCCGCGAACGCAAGATCGATGAAGCCACCGAAGACTGGATGCGCCAGATCCGCGACCGCGCCTACGTCGAATACCGCAACGACGAATAAGTCCGGCAGCGGGCGCATCTGCGCCCTTGTCCGCGCAAGAGGCCGGCCGCACAGCCGGCCCTTGCATTTTTTGAAGCCCGATATCGTGAGACGCCATGAACCGACCCATCCTCGCGCTGACCTGCGGTGAACCGGCAGGCATTGGTCCCGAGATCTCGCTGCGTGCTGCCTGGGAGCTGCGCCACGAAGTGCGCTGCATCCTCCTGGGCGATGCCGCCCTGCTGGCCCAGAGCGCCTATGAGATCGATGCGCAGATGCGCGTGGCGGCCATCTCCATCCAGGCCTGGCGCAACAGTGGCTTGCCGCATTTCCCCACCGATTGCCTGACCGTCATCGATTGCCCGGTGGCCGAACCCGTCCGTCCTGGCGTGCTGGATGCGCGCAATGGCCGCGCCGTCCTGCAGACACTGGACCTGGCCGTGCAGGGCGCCTTGTCGGGGGCGTTCGCAGCCATCGTTACCGCGCCGCTGCAAAAGAGCACCATCAATGATGCCGGCGTGGCCTTTACTGGGCATACCGAATACCTGGCCGAGGTCACCCACACGCCGCAAGTGGTGATGATGCTGGCCGGCGGCCAGTCGCCCCACCTGCGCGTGGCGCTGGCCACCACCCACCTGGCCTTGAAGGATGTCCCGGCGGCGATTACCGCCGACAGCCTGGCGCGCACGCTGGACATCCTGCACGCCGACCTGCGCAGCAAGTTCGGTATCGCCCGCCCGCGCATCCTGGTCACGGGCCTGAACCCGCACGCCGGTGAGAATGGCTACCTGGGCCGTGAAGAAATCGAGGTCATCAGCCCCGCGCTGGAAGCGGCGCGCGCGCGCGGCATCGACGCGCGTGGACCGTATCCGGCCGACACCCTGTTCCAGCCCAAGTACCTGGAAGACGCCGACTGCGTGCTGGCCATGTACCACGACCAGGGCCTCCCGGTCCTGAAGTTCGCCAGCTTTGGTCATGGCATCAACATCACGCTGGGCCTGCCGCTGATCCGTACCTCGGTCGATCATGGCACGGCCCTCGACCTGGCTGCCGCCGGTCTGGGTCATGCCGACCATGGCAGCATGCTGGTGGCCGTGCGTGCCGCCGCCGACATGGCGCGGCGCCAGAAGCGCGCCTGAATCATCGCAAGAACACTGGAATCCCCATGAAACATATCCCGCGCAAACGCTTCGGCCAGAACTTCCTTACCGATGAGATGGTGCTGCACGACATCATCACGTCCATCGCTCCCGCCGCCGACGACGCCATGGTCGAGATCGGTCCCGGACTGGCTGCCATGACCGCACTGCTGCTGGAAGGACTGCGCCACCTGCACGTGGTGGAACTGGACCGCGACCTGGTCGAACGCCTCAAGAAGCGCTTCGATGCTGCGCGCCTGACGGTGCATTCAGCCGATGCGCTCAAGTTCGATTTTTCCACCATCCCGGTGCCCGAGGGCCGCAAGCTGCGCGTGGTCGGCAACCTGCCCTACAACATCTCCAGCCCGCTGCTGTTTCATCTGGCCGAGATCGCCCCGCAGGTGCAGGACCAGCATTTCATGCTGCAGAAGGAAGTGGTCGAGCGCATGGTGGCCGAGCCGGGCAGCAAAGCCTATGGCCGCCTGTCGGTGATGCTGCAATGGCGCTACCACATGGAATTGCTGTTCGTGGTGCCGCCCACCGCATTCGATCCGCCGCCCAAGGTCGATTCGGCCATCGTGCGCATGATCCCGCTGGCCCAGCCGCTGGCCTGTCAGCAGGCCTTGCTGGAACAGGTGGTGACCAAGGCGTTCTCGCAGCGGCGCAAGGTGATCCGCAATTGCGTGGCCGGCTTGTTCAGCGAGGATGAACTGCGCCAGGTCGGCATCGATCCGCAGGCGCGCCCGGAAGCCGTGCCGATGGAACAGTTCGTGGCCCTGGCCAATCTGCTCGCTGCCCGCCAGCACTGAGGCGCTGAGTTGCCGAGCCGCCTGCAAGGGCAGGGCGGCGGTAATTGTCACAGCCTGTCGTCGAGCCGTAAGAACTGTAACGAAGATTCATATTTGATGGATTCGAACTGAAGCTGGTCTATATTGGAATCGTGCCGCGAGAGTAGACGCCAGA is drawn from Herbaspirillum seropedicae and contains these coding sequences:
- the pdxA gene encoding 4-hydroxythreonine-4-phosphate dehydrogenase PdxA translates to MNRPILALTCGEPAGIGPEISLRAAWELRHEVRCILLGDAALLAQSAYEIDAQMRVAAISIQAWRNSGLPHFPTDCLTVIDCPVAEPVRPGVLDARNGRAVLQTLDLAVQGALSGAFAAIVTAPLQKSTINDAGVAFTGHTEYLAEVTHTPQVVMMLAGGQSPHLRVALATTHLALKDVPAAITADSLARTLDILHADLRSKFGIARPRILVTGLNPHAGENGYLGREEIEVISPALEAARARGIDARGPYPADTLFQPKYLEDADCVLAMYHDQGLPVLKFASFGHGINITLGLPLIRTSVDHGTALDLAAAGLGHADHGSMLVAVRAAADMARRQKRA
- the rsmA gene encoding 16S rRNA (adenine(1518)-N(6)/adenine(1519)-N(6))-dimethyltransferase RsmA encodes the protein MKHIPRKRFGQNFLTDEMVLHDIITSIAPAADDAMVEIGPGLAAMTALLLEGLRHLHVVELDRDLVERLKKRFDAARLTVHSADALKFDFSTIPVPEGRKLRVVGNLPYNISSPLLFHLAEIAPQVQDQHFMLQKEVVERMVAEPGSKAYGRLSVMLQWRYHMELLFVVPPTAFDPPPKVDSAIVRMIPLAQPLACQQALLEQVVTKAFSQRRKVIRNCVAGLFSEDELRQVGIDPQARPEAVPMEQFVALANLLAARQH